ACGATCATCACCATGCGGTTAACCGCAATTTTGCAGACGGATGTTCGTTCCTATCTCGGGTTTTTGGCTCCGGTAGCCATCGGCGCTATGCTGATCACAATGCTGCTGGATATGACATTAGCGTATTTCTGTTCTATTCTGTTCAGTATACTAGCCAGTATAATTTTTAATGTTCAGCAGAATTCGATTTTTGATTTCACCTTCGGATTCTTTTCAATCGTTGTTTGTTATGTGGCTATTTTTGCCACTCATCGTGCAGGCCAGCGCTCCACATTATTAAAAGGTGGGATTATGGTTTCCCTTTTTGGTTGTGTGACCGTCTTTATGCTGACCCTATTGGCTGGTGGAGAATGGAAAGATGTAAGCACGCTATATGCAGTTGGTTTTGCTTTTGCGAGCGGGCTTTTGACTGCAGTGCTTGTGATTGGTCTGATGCCTTTCTTTGAAGCTACTTTTGGTATTCTATCAGCGCTGAAGCTGGTAGAGTTGTCTAATCCGAACCATCCATTGCTGCGCAAGCTTCTTACGGAAACCCCGGGAACCTATCACCATAGTGTAATGGTAGGTAACTTATCAGAGGCTGCCGCAGAAGCGATTGGAGCAGACGGACTACTGTGCCGTGTAGGATCGTATTATCATGATATTGGCAAAACAAAACGTCCGTTTTATTTTATTGAGAATCAGAATAATATGGAAAATCCGCATGACTCTATTGAACCGAAGCTTAGTAAATCTATCATTGTAGCCCACGCGCGCGATGGGGTGGAAATGCAACGAGAATATAAGCTACCTAAACCGATTCGTGATATTGCCGAGCAGCATCATGGAACTACGTTCCTGCATTATTTTTACCATAAGGCACTGAAGCTGGCGGAAGAAAAAGGTGTCGAGCCTGATTTTACAGAGGAAGATTTCCGTTATCCTGGCCCGAAAGCTCAGTCGAAGGAATCGGCCGTTGTCGGAATCGCCGACAGTGTTGAAGCCGCGGTACGATCATTGCGCAAACCAACTGTTCTGCAGGTGGAGACGATGATTGAGAAAATAATTAAAAGTCGACTAGATGATCATCAGTTTGACGAGTGCGATTTAACGATCAAAGAATTGGATATTATAGCACGGACTCTGAAAGAAACGGTGATGGGGATTTTCCATTCACGGATCGAATACCCAGAAGATGTGCGTAAGCCGAAAAAAGAGGAAGGGGCAGCTAACCCATGAGTTTAGAGATCGTTTGGGATAACGAGCAAGAAGAATACGAGATAAAGGACGATCTCATAGCGCTGCTGGAGAGCATTTTGCAAAAAGCAGGTGAAGCGGAAGGAATCGATCAGGGTGAGGTTGCACTTACTTTTGTCGATAACGCTCGTATTCATGAGTTGAACTTGGAATATCGGGGAATTGACCGTCCGACAGACGTACTGTCTTTTGCTATGAATGAAAGCGGAGAGGACGAGCTGGACATTATATACGAAGTAGAAGAAGGCGAAGTGCTGGAAGATGTACCGGACGTACTGGGAGATATAATCATTTCCGTAACTCGTGCTCAGGAGCAAGCGCTGGAATATGGTCATTCTCTGGAGCGTGAGCTTGGGTTCCTCTTT
This window of the Paenibacillus sp. FSL R10-2734 genome carries:
- a CDS encoding HDIG domain-containing metalloprotein; amino-acid sequence: MASKQPSKLSGFVYTNNGWKYSAVTRYALFLLLGLVFYFSLSPDLLPKRYDIKENTLSAKEITAPKQILDKKATLKAAEEAAEGVSPKYKIIPMRADNLVTSLLDRIDRLNQDDLISQSDKTGIYRKEIPQRASDFILNFVASNRGGAIYSDHLLDEMQSVIKEQTYVIPDETYIKIPRLTSQDIIEMKPVARDIVTRLMNDQITDAQTARAKVAEQVSISTLSQRTAREVVQELVRLVITSNKFYDEDATKEAKVQARENTPDVFIEQGEVLVAKGQKITPELYALLDENGLLSNEVNYWPQVGLLLLATMLSAGLMVFIRYSGGTSGFKYNNSQLLMLVLVFVITIITMRLTAILQTDVRSYLGFLAPVAIGAMLITMLLDMTLAYFCSILFSILASIIFNVQQNSIFDFTFGFFSIVVCYVAIFATHRAGQRSTLLKGGIMVSLFGCVTVFMLTLLAGGEWKDVSTLYAVGFAFASGLLTAVLVIGLMPFFEATFGILSALKLVELSNPNHPLLRKLLTETPGTYHHSVMVGNLSEAAAEAIGADGLLCRVGSYYHDIGKTKRPFYFIENQNNMENPHDSIEPKLSKSIIVAHARDGVEMQREYKLPKPIRDIAEQHHGTTFLHYFYHKALKLAEEKGVEPDFTEEDFRYPGPKAQSKESAVVGIADSVEAAVRSLRKPTVLQVETMIEKIIKSRLDDHQFDECDLTIKELDIIARTLKETVMGIFHSRIEYPEDVRKPKKEEGAANP
- the ybeY gene encoding rRNA maturation RNase YbeY, whose translation is MSLEIVWDNEQEEYEIKDDLIALLESILQKAGEAEGIDQGEVALTFVDNARIHELNLEYRGIDRPTDVLSFAMNESGEDELDIIYEVEEGEVLEDVPDVLGDIIISVTRAQEQALEYGHSLERELGFLFVHGFLHLLGYDHQDEASEAEMMSKQEKVLDQVGLTR